The genomic interval GCTACCGCCTCGACCACTACCGCGCCCGCCGCGACGTCCAGCTCGCTCGTGCCCTGCCGAGGTATCCGGCGGTCGCCGCGGCCCTGCCCGATGCCGTCGGTCACGTCGACGGCGAGGTTGGTGATGCGGCCGGCGCCGGTGATGCGGACGGGGTGATGTTGCGGCCGGCGCAGGCCGAGGCCATCGTGAGCGCCCTGGAGAAGGTGCCGGCGAGCGTGCCGGTCGCGGATCTGGAGGTCGCGGAGCAAGAATTGGTGCGTCTGGCCAGGCATCTGCCCCCGGTGGAGCTGCGCAAGGCCGCCGAGCGGGCTCGCAACATTCTCGACACCGACGGTCCTGAGCCCGAAGAACGCAAGGCGTCTGCCCGCGAGAGCTTGACTCTGATGGCGGCCGATCGTGGCATCAAGTTCAAGGGCTACCTCGCCAACGAGAATGCTGAACTGCTGCGCTCGATGATCTTCGCCGGCGCCCGCCCCCACAAAACCGTCGACGGCGAGCCCGACCCCCGCACCCGCGAAAAGCGCCAGGCCGACGCCCTCACCACCACCCTCACCCTCGCCGCCACCGCCCTCGACGCCGGCACCCCTTCCCCCACCATCCCCCGCCCCACCACCCAACCAACCACGCCGGGTCCTGCGGCGTCGGGTGGTGCGGCGTCGGGCAACGACGACTGCAATACGGCGGCGGGCGCGGCGGCGGATTGCGCGGCGACGGAGACTGGGGGCGGCGCGGCGAGCGGGTTCGACGGTGGCTCGGCTGGTGGTGGCCCGGCTGGACGGGGGCGTGGCGGGGTGGGTGGTGAGGTGGTGCCGGGGTTCGGGGCGAAGGCGAACATCACCGTGACCATCGACCTGCAAGATCTCAAGGCTGCAACCGCGGACGCGATCGGCGACACCGTCTACGGTTCCGGACTGTCCGCGGCCACGATCCGGCGCCTGGCGTGTGATGCGAAGGTCATCCCGGTGATACTCGGCTCGAACTCCGAACCGCTGGACGTCGGCCGCACCGAACGCCTCGTGACCCGCGCCATGCGCCGCGCCCTGAACACCCGCGACCGCGGCTGCGTCGTCTGCGGAGCGCCCCCGATCATCTGCGACGCCCACCACTTGACCTCATGGATCGTCGGCGGCGAAACCAAACTCTCGAACCTCGTACTGCTGTGTCGCCGTCACCCCACCGACCTGCACCACGGCCACTGGACGATCAGCATCGCCAACGGCCAGGTCCACGTCGCCCGCCCCGCCTGGGCAGACCTATCAACCGCCCACCGACCTCGTCAAGCCCAACCGGCACCACCGCCCGCGGCAGGATCAAAACCAGAATCAAGACCGGTGCCACCCACCAGCTCATCCTCCACGGCGCCACCCCAGACCGAGCCGGCCACATCACCGCCCGACCGTCCACCAACGGCACCGGCGGCAAACGCCGCACGCCGACCACT from Kribbella sp. NBC_00709 carries:
- a CDS encoding HNH endonuclease — encoded protein: MDRAAEVMSDGELVRALDQADADLARIETRRLRLVAALDKSGYAAEVGARDTVQFLEYRYRLDHYRARRDVQLARALPRYPAVAAALPDAVGHVDGEVGDAAGAGDADGVMLRPAQAEAIVSALEKVPASVPVADLEVAEQELVRLARHLPPVELRKAAERARNILDTDGPEPEERKASARESLTLMAADRGIKFKGYLANENAELLRSMIFAGARPHKTVDGEPDPRTREKRQADALTTTLTLAATALDAGTPSPTIPRPTTQPTTPGPAASGGAASGNDDCNTAAGAAADCAATETGGGAASGFDGGSAGGGPAGRGRGGVGGEVVPGFGAKANITVTIDLQDLKAATADAIGDTVYGSGLSAATIRRLACDAKVIPVILGSNSEPLDVGRTERLVTRAMRRALNTRDRGCVVCGAPPIICDAHHLTSWIVGGETKLSNLVLLCRRHPTDLHHGHWTISIANGQVHVARPAWADLSTAHRPRQAQPAPPPAAGSKPESRPVPPTSSSSTAPPQTEPATSPPDRPPTAPAANAARRPLASAPTQRTLEQSEPTQRTLEQGVLEQGVPERSAPGHGVLERRALEQLRETTGRDEFTDAELRAAAAIEAWGEDPGSSIVRLVADNPTDRSPDHRGESATTTPGRVA